One Littorina saxatilis isolate snail1 linkage group LG1, US_GU_Lsax_2.0, whole genome shotgun sequence genomic window carries:
- the LOC138961497 gene encoding DNA topoisomerase I, mitochondrial-like has translation MASTDGDQSPEPVQENGSEANNVDSAVDLKAKIQNTNNSHHSSHNGVNNHITGNGESFKTPVSSSKHGSGSSESKERSKDGKHHSSSSSSSKHRDGSSSSSKHRDSSSSSGKHKEGSSSSSKHSSSSSKHKEGGSSSSSSSKHKEGSSSSSSKHKDGTSSSSSKSKEGSSSHSKDRSSDHKHSSSSDKHKSSSSDKHRDKSKEHSSSSKSSSSDKHSKPKEGSSSSSSKKESSSGSKPSSSHKSEEKKSSSSSSSPPKVKVEPGSPLKSSSDESSRKDKSPSKSPMKEVKTEVKKEPSSDDDEKPLSMRVKATAPPPKPVKRVKDESEDDDDEPLSARADKVKKLKVDVKKKVHKRKHEVDTDEDVKPTKPAKKAKKGEEPTKAGGKAKKEENEVWKWWEEEKRDDGNKWNFLEHRGPVFAPPYEPLPADIKFYYDGKPMKLSQDTEEVSTFYSKMLEHDYTTKEVFNQNFFKDWRKVMTKQEKETIVDLKKCNFTELAEYFKVKTEERKSMSKEQKLLIKKKNEEIVNEYGFCTIDGHKEKIGNFRIEPPGLFRGRGDHPKQGMLKRRVVPEDVIINCSKNSKIPEAPEGHKWKEVRHDNKVTWLSSWTENIQGSVKYVMLNPASKLKGEKDWQKYETARRLHKCVDKIRAQYREDWKSKEMRVRQRSVALYFIDKLALRAGNEKEEGETADTVGCCSLRCEHLTLHEEKDGKPYMVDFDFLGKDSIRYSNSMSVEKRAFKNLQLFMENKQEEDDVFDRLNTTLLNKHLQDLMEGLTAKVFRTYNASHTLQEQLNLLTNADDNVTAKILSYNRANRAVAILCNHQRAVPKTFAKSMENLHNKISSKKKEIKQVRKEIKDVKADYKATKTAKARTMYEKKKKTLTRLEDQLNKLEVQATDKDENKDIALGTSKLNYLDPRISVAWCRKFDVPIEKIYNKTQRDKFRWAIDMATADFQF, from the exons ATGGCATCGACGGACGGTGATCAGTCACCAGAACCCGTTCAG GAAAACGGGTCGGAAGCTAACAACGTTGATTCAG CTGTTGACCTTAAGGCCAAGATACAGAACACCAACAACTCCCACCATTCCTCTCACAATGGGGTCAACAACCACATCACGGGCAACGGAGAAAGCTTCAAGACCCCTGTTTCCAGTAGCAAGCACGGCTCAGGATCTTCCGAGTCCAAGGAGCGCTCCAAGGATGGCAAGCATCACagctcctcctcttcctcctcaaAACACAGGGACGgatcttcttcctcctccaaGCACCGAGACTCCAGTTCCAGCTCCGGAAAGCATAAGGAGGGGAGTTCCAGTTCCTCCAAGCACTCCAGCTCCAGCTCCAAGCACAAGGAGGGGGGCTCTTCTTCTTCGAGTTCCAGCAAGCACAAGGAAGGGTCATCATCGTCTTCCTCCAAACACAAGGATGGAACCTCCTCGTCCTCATCCAAGTCGAAAGAGGGCAGCAGCAGCCATTCCAAGGACAGATCGTCCGACCACAAGCATTCCTCCTCGTCTGACAAACACAAGTCCAGCAGCTCGGACAAGCACCGGGACAAGTCAAAAGAACACAGCAGCAGCTCCAAGTCATCCTCTTCAGATAAGCATAG CAAACCAAAAGAGGGCAGCAGTAGCTCTTCATCCAAGAAGGAATCGAGTAGTGGCAGCAAGCCTAGCAGCTCTCACAAGAGTGAAGAGAAAAAATCCTCGAGCTCCAGTAGTTCACCACCCAAGGTAAAGGTCGAGCCTGGTTCACCTTTGAAGAGCTCTTCTGATGAGTCGTCCAGAAAGGACAAGTCACCGTCCAAATCTCCAATGAAAGAAGTCAAGACCGAGGTGAAGAAGGAACCatcaagtgatgatgatgagaaacccttg TCGATGCGAGTGAAAGCAACTGCTCCACCACCAAAGCCAGTGAAGCGTGTGAAGGACGAGtctgaggatgatgatgacgagCCGCTGTCTGCTAG aGCTGACAAAGTCAAGAAGCTGAAGGTCGATGTCAAGAAGAAAGTCCACAAGCGAAAGCATGAGGTTGACACCGACGAAGACGTCAAACCTACCAAACCG GCCAAGAAAGCCAAAAAGGGTGAGGAGCCCACAAAGGCTGGTGGCAAGGCGAAGAAGGAGGAGAATGAGGTGTGGAAGTGGTGGGAGGAGGAAAAACGTGACGACGGCAACAAGTGGAATTTCCTGGAGCACAGGGGTCCCGTCTTTGCTCCCCCTTACGAGCCCTTGCCTGCTGACATCAAGTTCTACTATGATG GTAAGCCAATGAAGCTGTCTCAAGACACAGAGGAGGTGTCCACTTTCTACTCCAAGATGTTGGAGCATGACTACACCACCAAGGAAGTCTTTAATCAGAATTTCTTCAAGGATTGGCGGAAG GTGATgaccaagcaggaaaaagagaCCATCGTTGACCTGAAGAAGTGCAACTTCACGGAGTTGGCCGAATACTTCAAGGTCAAGACGGAGGAGCGCAAGAGCATGTCcaaggaacagaagctg ttaataaagaaaaagaacgaAGAGATTGTCAACGAGTATGGCTTCTGCACAATCGACGGACACAAGGAGAAGATCGGAAACTTCAGGATAGAGCCCCCCGGTCTCTTCCGTGGCCGAGGTGATCACCCTAAACAGGGCATGCTGAAGCGCCGAGTAGTGCCTGAAGACGTCATCATCAACTGCAGCAA AAACTCAAAAATTCCCGAGGCACCAGAAGGTCACAAATGGAAGGAGGTTCGCCATGACAACAAGGTCACCTGGCTGAGCAGCTGGACAGAGAACATCCAGGGCTCCGTCAAATACGTCATGTTGAACCCTGCCTCTAAACTCAAG GGTGAGAAAGACTGGCAGAAGTATGAAACCGCACGTCGGCTGCACAAATGTGTGGACAAGATCCGTGCACAATATCGTGAGGACTGGAAGTCCAAGGAGATGAGAGTTCGTCAGCGTTCTGTTGCGCTCTACTTCATCGATAAG CTTGCTTTGAGAGCTGGCAACGAGAAAGAGGAGGGCGAGACGGCCGACACGGTTGGCTGCTGTTCTCTGCGCTGCGAGCACTTGACTCTGCATGAAGAGAAGGATGGGAAGCCGTATATGGTGGACTTTGACTTCCTGGGTAAAGATTCCATCCGCTACAGCAACTCCATGTCTGTGGAGAAACGTGCCTTCAAGAACCTGCAGCTCTTCATGGAGAACAAGCAGGAGGAGGATGATGTCTTTGACAGGTTGAAC ACGACGTTGCTGAACAAGCACCTGCAGGACTTGATGGAAGGGCTGACGGCCAAAGTGTTCCGTACGTACAACGCCTCACACACCCTGCAGGAGCAGCTCAACCTTCTCACGAACG CTGACGACAACGTAACTGCTAAGATCCTGTCTTACAACCGTGCCAACCGCGCTGTGGCAATTCTGTGTAACCATCAACGTGCTGTACCTAAAACCTTTGCCAAATCTATGGAGAACCTACACAACAAG ATCTCATCCAAGAAGAAAGAGATCAAGCAGGTGAGGAAGGAGATCAAGGATGTGAAAGCTGACTACAAGGCCACCAAGACCGCCAAGGCCAGAAC AATGtatgagaagaagaaaaagaccttgACTCGACTAGAGGACCAGCTGAACAAGCTGGAGGTGCAGGCCACAGACAAG GATGAAAACAAGGACATTGCTCTGGGCACCTCCAAGCTGAACTATCTGGACCCTAGGATTAGCGTTGCATG GTGCCGGAAGTTTGACGTGCCTATTGAAAAAATCTACAACAAAACCCAGCGTGACAAGTTCCGATGGGCTATTGACATGGCAACTGCAGATTTCCAGTTTTGA